The Alteromonas mediterranea DE genome contains the following window.
GGGATGCTCTTTGCGATGGTACTAAAGAATATGGGAATTGGCGTTGCCTATGCGATTTGGTCAGGTATGGGTATCGCGCTAATCACCGCTGCATCAGTGGTATTTTGGAAACAAACTTTCGACATTTATGCCGTGCTAGGTATTATGTTAATTATCTCGGGCACCTTGCTTATCACTAGCAAGTCAGCCGTTGTATTTCAGTAAGGACGAAATACTCGCAATGCGCAGCCAAAACCACATAATAAATAACACCAGCGCAGTGCCTACCGCTCATGTAGGTGAAGGCACTGCGAAAATGGGTGAATCTATAAGCCATGTAGACAAGAACGAAATGGCGCCGGTCATGCCGCTTTTGGGAAATGGACGCAAAAAACGCTGGTCGCACGGCAGTTTGTTTTTTTCGCTGTTTTTCTTTGTCCCACTAATTATTTCACGCCCACTACCTGTTGAAACATGGATATTTCAATCAGCAGGATATATTTGCTTCGTTACTCTTTACATTAAAGCTATAAAACAACCCGCTAAAACACTGCCGAGCTATTTGCTTCTGATGTTTTTATTATCAGTGGCTTGCAGCTTCCAAAATCCAGGAGCTGCAACAATTGTAGGTTTTATTGCTTTCATCGTCGGGTACTATAACTCGCTGAGAACGGGCATACTTACCATCAGCACCATGATGGTACTACTTACATCGTTAAACTTTTCCGTATTTGACGGTGCTGGTTTCCTCCTTCTTGCCTCCTTGTTGAACAGCATCGTTCTATTTGGCTTTGGCGTTATGGAGCGAAAAGAAACGCTTCACGGCTTAAAAGAAAGTCAGCAGGCGGAAGCCCTTCGGGTTCTATCAGCGATAGCCGAGCGTGAGCGTATAGGTCGAGATTTACATGATGTAGCAGGACACGCTCTCAGCTCCATTTCCTTGAAGGCACAGTTGGCCGATAAACTGATAAGTAAAGACAAAATTGAAGAGGCTCATCGTGAAGTGAGAGCATTAGCCCAGCTTTCGCAGTCTTTGTTAAGCGATATTCGCCAAGCAGTATCAGATATTAAGCAGCTTTCGCTTTGCGATGAAATAGCCAAAGATAAGGCGCTTTTAGAAGAAAATGGCTTTACCGTCATTACCAATATTGAAGACAAAGTAGACGCACGTTTAAGTGCAAAACAAGAAAGTCAGCTCTCTCTTATTATCAAGGAACTGACGACAAATACACTGCGCTACTCAACAGGAAATACGGTGTCACTCAATGTTGAAGTTAACGAGCAGACAGTGAAAGTGACTTATAAAGACCATGGCATTATTGAGAGCAATGGGTCGATAAAAGAAGGGAACGGCCTAATGGGAATTAGAGAGCGCGCCGCATCTATCCATGCCAATGTGGACATTTCCTTTGCTCCCCACCCTATTGTGATTCTCCAACTCAATGTTGATCAAATTTCGTCGAGGAAGGCTGCGCTATGAATTCAAAAGTCACTACTATTTTGATTGTTGAAGATCAGTCTTTGGTTCGCGATGCCATAGCCATGCTTTTGTCATTAGAAGACGACCTAACTGTTGTCGATAAGTACAGCAATGGACAAGAAGCGATTAATTACTTAAATGAACACCCTGCGCCCGATATCATTTTAAGCGATATAGAAATGCCGCTGGTATCTGGACTAGATTTAGCGGCTCATATCGCCAATGGAAGCCTCAGTACCAAGATGGTCCTTATGACCACGTTTTCAAAACCAGGTTATATCAAGCGGGCGTTAAGTTTAGGGGTTAAAGGGTTTATTTTAAAAGAATCGGATAGCGACTATCTAATAAAGGCAATTCACGATGTATCTGCCGGAAAAAAGGTAATTTCCACCGAGCTTGCGATCATGGCATTAGATGACAACAACCCGCTGTCAAAAAAAGAAATGTCGGCTCTTAAGCTGGCATCAGAAGGGCTGAAAACTCAAGATATAGCCCGGTCGCTGTTTTTATCTGAAGGAACCGTAAGAAACTACTTGTCAGAAGCGATATCTAAGCTAGACGCCACAAACCGAGTAGACGCTGCCCGCATAGCGAAACAAAAAGGCTGGCTCTAATCGATGGCCAAAAATGCTAGTTTAAAACCAAGGTGTCGTGATAGTTTTAGATGTAGAGACTTTTAGCTTTTCAGATAGTCCTGTAAGCACCCGTTCAGGCCCATATACAATACCTTGGTGGTTAGCTGTCCAAATGCAGGTGAGAATACTGGTTCCTTTGCGTAATTCGCATTGCCAATTTGACGTATTTTCTGCCAGCCTTTCATAGTCATCCTCAATCTCCCAACCACTGTCAACATGGTCGATAATAAGTTGTTCAAATTGAGCGAATGGAATAGGCTGAATAATTACCCATTCCTTTTTCTTGAATTTGTTCTCTAATCTCGATTTCTTAAAACTGGTAAACAACCCCACGCTTCAACTCCGTATGATTGATAGGTCTCACGACTATAAGCGCTTTTAGTATTTCGACACCGTTCCCATAATTTGCCCTGACGGTGTGGGGCACGAACACGAAGTTCCTACCATTTCACCATTTGACGTAGGGCATACGCCGTATTCGCCATCACCACTATAGCGACATTGATTACCAAACTCTGGTTTAGCAGTCGCGACTCTTTCACCCCTAGTGGTGTTATCCTCTTCATCGTCAGGTAAATACACAGTGTAAGTGCAGCCAAATACAAGCATAGATACTGCAAGTAAAGTAATGCCGTAGAGCGCTCTTTTTTTCATAGATAATCGTCGGACATTGCTAGAACAGTTTTAAAATTATGCCAATAATGAAGATAAAACAAGAAAAAATAAGCAAAAAAAAGCCAGTCGGAAGACTGGCTTTTTAATCATAACTCGTTGTAGCTATTAGAATTCAGTGGTGAATCTAACACCGAACTCGCTCGCGTCATTGCTTAGAATTTGCAGGATATAGTCACCTGTATTCAAGCGCGCGTTGTCGTAACGCTCATCGAAAATGTTGCGACCGTAAAGTGCGACTGTGTACGCTTCATTCGCTGGCGTATACGCAATATCAAAGTTAACTAACGCTCGGCTATCAAGCTCTGTCATACGCTCTGGTGCAGATGTTGGCTCACCGTACATTTCTGAACGGTAAGAGTAATCAGCACGCACGCGAATTGAATCGCCACCATCGAGTTCGAAGGTGTACTGAGGACCAATTGCTAGCGTAAGGTCTGGAGTCAGTGGTGCTACCGGGTTAAATCCATCTTGCTCTTCCACATCAACATCCATGTAACCAATGCTGGTCATCATGCTGAAGTTGCCATAGCTAAACGTTGCATCTGCTTCAATACCACGAGAAGTTTGTTCAACAACAAGGTTTGCTGTGTCGAAACCGCCTTCACTTACGCGACTTACTTGGTAAGGCAGATCTTCAAACTCAGTGTTAAAGACAGCAACACTGATATCGAAGTAATCGTTAACGCGACCTTTAATACCTACTTCATAGTTAGTAGCGGTAATGTTGTCAGATGCCGTAAAGCAGTTATTTGCGCGAACGGCTGCTTGTGCGCCTTCGATATCATCGAAGCCACCCGCACCGAAAAACTGGCCGATTAGACAGTAAGGACGCGCTGGGAACTGACCAGACTGGTAGCCCGACTGAATAGTCGCATATCCTGTCATGCCATTATCAAAAGTATAGTTAGTAGCAAACTCCCAGGTTACTTCATCCCATTCGTTTGAGTCGAAGATAGTTCCAAGTGCTGAGAATACGTTCGCAGAGGCTTCTTTCTCGTCTTCGGTGTAACGAATACCACCTGACACACTTAGCTCATCAGTTAAGTCATGACGCACGTTCACGTATACCGCTTTCGAC
Protein-coding sequences here:
- a CDS encoding DMT family transporter; the protein is MTYLLLAIAIVTEVTATLLLKMSNGWEKWAFGYGAIFFYTVSGMLFAMVLKNMGIGVAYAIWSGMGIALITAASVVFWKQTFDIYAVLGIMLIISGTLLITSKSAVVFQ
- a CDS encoding sensor histidine kinase is translated as MRSQNHIINNTSAVPTAHVGEGTAKMGESISHVDKNEMAPVMPLLGNGRKKRWSHGSLFFSLFFFVPLIISRPLPVETWIFQSAGYICFVTLYIKAIKQPAKTLPSYLLLMFLLSVACSFQNPGAATIVGFIAFIVGYYNSLRTGILTISTMMVLLTSLNFSVFDGAGFLLLASLLNSIVLFGFGVMERKETLHGLKESQQAEALRVLSAIAERERIGRDLHDVAGHALSSISLKAQLADKLISKDKIEEAHREVRALAQLSQSLLSDIRQAVSDIKQLSLCDEIAKDKALLEENGFTVITNIEDKVDARLSAKQESQLSLIIKELTTNTLRYSTGNTVSLNVEVNEQTVKVTYKDHGIIESNGSIKEGNGLMGIRERAASIHANVDISFAPHPIVILQLNVDQISSRKAAL
- a CDS encoding response regulator transcription factor; protein product: MNSKVTTILIVEDQSLVRDAIAMLLSLEDDLTVVDKYSNGQEAINYLNEHPAPDIILSDIEMPLVSGLDLAAHIANGSLSTKMVLMTTFSKPGYIKRALSLGVKGFILKESDSDYLIKAIHDVSAGKKVISTELAIMALDDNNPLSKKEMSALKLASEGLKTQDIARSLFLSEGTVRNYLSEAISKLDATNRVDAARIAKQKGWL